In Musa acuminata AAA Group cultivar baxijiao chromosome BXJ2-8, Cavendish_Baxijiao_AAA, whole genome shotgun sequence, one genomic interval encodes:
- the LOC135620135 gene encoding aldehyde dehydrogenase family 3 member H1-like: MGSGGEERGKGAGFDGAMAAELVAGLRRSFASGRTRSHEWRAAQLKGIVRMIDEKESAIMAALHEDLAKPQMESYLHEISLAKAACTFALKEMKRWMKPEKVPTSLTTFPSSAEIISEPLGVVLVISAWNYPFLLSIDPVIGALVAGNAVVLKPSEVAPATSYFFAKVLPEYIDNSCVKIVEGSIPETTALLEQKWDKIFYTGNGKVGRIVMAAAAKHLTPVALELGGKCPALVDSSVDVKVAAKRIAVGKWGCNNGQACIAPDYILTTKSFAPTLVDAMKRTLEKFYGKDPLESADLSRIVNSNHFKRLMSLLDDENVSGTIVYGGQRDEQHLKIAPTLLLDVPHDSSIMKEEIFGPFLPIVTFDEVEDCIDFINSKSKPLAAYLFTKDRKIEDQFVKNVSAGGILVNDVALHLANPHLPFGGVGESGIGAYHGKFSFDAFSHKKAILYRGFGGEAPARYPPYTPQKQRILRGLINGSIIALVLAILGFPRD; the protein is encoded by the exons ATGGGGAGTGGAGGGGAGGAGAGGGGGAAGGGGGCGGGCTTCGATGGCGCGATGGCGGCGGAGCTGGTGGCGGGACTGAGGCGGAGCTTCGCGTCCGGACGGACGCGGAGCCACGAGTGGCGGGCGGCGCAGCTGAAGGGAATCGTGAGGATGATCGACGAGAAGGAGTCGGCCATCATGGCCGCGCTCCACGAGGACCTCGCCAAGCCCCAGATGGAGTCCTACCTCCACGAG ATTTCACTTGCAAAAGCAGCATGTACCTTTGCCTTGAAAGAAATGAAACGCTGGATGAAACCTGAAAAG GTGCCAACTTCTCTTACAACTTTTCCATCATCAGCAGAGATCATTTCAGAGCCCCTAGGTGTCGTGCTGGTCATTTCAGCTTGGAACTATCCATTTC TGCTGTCTATTGACCCTGTAATCGGAGCACTTGTGGCTGGCAATGCTGTTGTTCTAAAACCATCAGAAGTTGCACCTGCCACATCATATTTTTTTGCAAAAGTTTTACCTGAGTACATAGATAACTCTTGTGTAAAAATAGTTGAGGGTTCAATCCCTGAAACAACAGCACTTCTGGAGCAAAAGTGGGACAAAATATTCTATACAG GTAATGGCAAAGTGGGCCGCATTGTGATGGCAGCAGCCGCAAAGCATCTAACTCCAGTAGCCTTGGAGCTTGGTGGAAAATGTCCTGCTCTTGTGGATTCAAGTGTCGATGTTAaa GTTGCAGCAAAGAGAATTGCCGTAGGCAAGTGGGGATGCAACAATGGGCAAGCTTGTATCGCTCCAGATTACATCCTTACAACGAAGTCATTTGCTCCGACACTG GTGGATGCTATGAAAAGAACATTGGAAAAATTCTACGGGAAGGATCCCTTGGAATCAGCAGATTTGTCTCGCATTGTAAACTCTAACCATTTCAAACGCTTGATGAGCCTTTTAGATGATGAGAACGTTTCTGGCACGATCGTCTACGGAGGCCAGCGGGATGAACAGCACTT GAAGATAGCTCCTACGCTCTTGTTAGATGTGCCACATGATTCATCAATAATGAAGGAGGAAATATTTGGCCCTTTCCTTCCAATTGTTACA TTCGACGAGGTGGAAGATTGTATTGACTTTATAAACTCAAAGTCAAAGCCACTTGCAGCCTATCTCTTCACCAAAGACCGAAAAATAGAAGATCAGTTTGTAAAAAACGTCTCTGCTGGTGGAATTCTCGTCAACGATGTCGCCTTGCAT CTCGCAAACCCACATCTGCCATTCGGTGGCGTAGGCGAGAGTGGAATCGGTGCTTACCATGGCAAATTCTCATTTGATGCGTTTAGTCACAAGAAAGCCATCTTATATCGTGGATTTGGCGGGGAAGCTCCTGCTAGATATCCTCCATATACACCACAAAAGCAGAGAATTCTTAGGGGACTCATCAATGGCAGCATCATCGCACTTGTTCTTGCTATACTTGGATTTCCGCGAGATTAA